AAATAAACAATTTTAGAGGACTCTATATGGTTTAGGCATTTTTAAAGAGTATATACACTTTTAGGGTTTGTTTGGTTTACCTACTGAAAAAACTGTAttttcaaaaagcagagattatctgcttttgtaaaaaactacttttcaggtgtaaaaagcaaacatgatgtcactaaccaaacacctaaaactctccattttgaaatgaaaatgcaaacagtAGCATGAACAGAagtaaccaaacaccccttTATTCTAGAATTTCTCTTAAATAAGATCACCAAAAAATGTATCATTGAAAGATCAAGAATTACTAATTAAGGCTGATTTAAGTCGTTTATATTAAGTGTTCGTGTGGTTTTGTTTTTCAGATCactttttgctttttaatttcAAATAGGAAATAAAAAGTATTTGGTAAAAATTGGAAACAACTCTTTTTAATAGAAAACTCAACTAATGTCTATTACGTATTAGCAACAAAAAAAACCAACTAACAACAACGACCGAATCAAACAGAAACTAAATACTGAGTTTAATTCATGGTATATATACATGAAATTTTAATATAGATTCAAATTATTAAAGAATGTCTAATCAAATTCAAGCCAATAACTTAGATGTATAgaaaaagaagataaagagattaatcaataaaaataaaaaatatttatacatgaattatttttaactctttctctaaaattttctcttctctttctctctaaaaaaactCTAGTTGCAATTTGTTtaaggaggaagaaagaagtttatttaagtctcatgtTAGGAAAttgattagctctgataccaactaatACGGATTTGAAATAATATTGATAGCTTTGATCTTAAATTATCAAAGATAATACTATTCTCTAACTAAACTAGAAGAAAATAATTCCAAGAAGGTATGAAACCTTAGCCTCCAATTGAGAAAATGTATTTTGATTCATAAAAAGTTACATCTTTTATAAAGATTAAGGCTCTTATACCTCAATCCTAGAATAGAAAAGAagtaaattacatacatggtgTACATCCTTCAATTTGCACACTAAAATGTACCACCTTATAAAGACCCCACATTATGGTGTATAGCCTGAAAAGACTGGTCAACGAAAGTATTAGCATTTTCAATCCTAGCCATTTGAAAAAGTGGAACCCACTCTTTATGCAATTATTAAAGTACCCGTAAATGAGTTTCCCTCTCTCCATTTTTCTTCTCATTCACTCTCtttcttattttcttaaaatgtaatttagagagagaaagataataaaaaaaaaaagctcaaaTATTTCTCTCTCCTTGAAAACTAATTTGGAGAAGATAACCATCTTAGTGTTTGCATGCCAAAACCACGAAGTTGGAAAGGTTGCTTCTTCAATTTATGCTCCATTTGACATTGAGAAATGTGAGGATGTGAACAGTGATGAATACAAGATTAGTTGGTTGGGGTCGATTTTATACGTGtttacgtaaaaaaaaattggtaaaTCGAATTTGTTCAATCTTTTTtcgtatatatatgtgttataatctgagtggtcaaaaatcaatttttaagtaccaatgtaaaacttctcaaaattaagttagattgtgtttaagattcttaacatgtaaaattttttgtgtataataaaaaaaatcgaatttagGAGGCCtaatagacaaaaaaaaaattagaaatttgaatttaagaAGAAGGacctaacaggccaaaaaaaagaaatttgaatttagAGAGGGCCTAATTTTCCTAGGCCAATTTTGGGATGCTAATTCAGCACTCCATTAAAATTTCTTGGAGACAAGGGGGCTAGAACTACCACATCCTCAAATTTTATAGATATAGGGGGGCAACCTGGCCATGGTGTTCTGGTGGGACCCTCCTTGTATCCGCCCCTAGGTGTGAATATGTTAGTGCAAGAAACTAATAGTTTTGTTATGCTGGTTGGTGTTGCTGTCAGAGGTGAAAATATGTATATTACGATTAAGGATAAATAGGCTTCTATGGAAGAAATTCTGGTGGAGGGTGAAAAAGAAGAGGCTTTTATGATCGAAACTCCAATAGATGCTAGAAAAAGTCACTGCATTGTTGAGAAGTCCGATTCTTCCACTGAAATTCCTACGGAATTGGTGAAAGTGAATGCAGATTTAGTTGGGGGATAATGGCTTAAGTTGTGGACGAAAGTGGTGAGAGATTAAGCAAAAGTTTATGAGGAGAGAAAGATTTggattttgttttgattatgGGGATTTTTCAGATTAGGTTTGTTTTGATTTTGGTTTTTCGTttttgaggagagagaaagaccttggttttgttttgattttgtttctctctctaaattacATCTTAAGAAAAcaaggaagagagagagaaaaaaaaaagaaagagagagagaagagaatgATAAAGAAGATAAATTATAcgagggtataaaagtaatttagtTATTGGTGGaatgtattattaattttgaatgagttaaaaaGTGATGATGTAGCAAGTTCAGTAAGTTTGATTGTTCATTTTTTCAAGCTATATACCATAGTGTGCGGACATCTATAAagttgtacattttagtgtgcaAATTTGAATGCTGTAAACCAAAATATGAAATGGGGCAAAAGTTGTACCCCACGTTGTAATTTACCCGATAGAAATGACATAATACCTCTCAATGCACCAATAATCTAACATAagacattaggagtaaaatagcTACAAAACACCTAATGACAAACTAGTAAATAGACTAAATGGTAAAACAGTACATAAGTAGTGACAAAACAGTAAATAGATATAATGCAGAAATGGAAGAACTCGACATAACTTGCTGGTTAAGTCATTCCACACTGCGTGGTAAAGTGACACACCGTGTGGACTGAAATTCCGATAATCCACACATCGTGTGAATTAACCCAAAAAGAAGCAAAAACTCAGCTGGTTGGCAACACGATGTATGACTGTTCTCACACGTCGTGTGTAAACCATGTTTTGGTAACTTCCCTCCATCTTCCTTGATGCTCTCATCACCCTGGCCATAGTATTGATTTATCATGCACGTCTCAAATCcttttatataaaattcaaataattttattaggaTTGGATACTACCGAATATCTGCAAAATCATGTTCATTTTATATCCCTAATATATAGTTGTATATTCACATCTACCTAAAGTATACGagctattatatataaaaacagaaaaataaagGGTGTATGATGCATTTTtccaaaattaaattataaattaaaccccACTTTTGGTttcaagagagagaaagaaagagaggggcaaaaaaaaactgaaagaaATGGGCTTTGAAATTGAAAAGATTCACGGGATAATGGTGCTGGTTCAGTGGGTAATGActatatatttactatttatttCACGTTGCTCCACAAAGTTAGACTCAACTCAAATAATACTGAGAAAAaacctttctttctttctttctttctagtCAAAACAAAAGCGAGTAAAATTTTAAGAGGAAAAACGGTAAtgctcttctttttctttctttgcaTTAAAGGTCAGCTAATAAAAACCGGCGCTTTATTGTTCTTTTGAATTCATCTAATTAAATAATCTTCTCATATGGGTTTTCACCGTTTTGTTTTCTAATTCTTGTTTctgaatttttcaaattttgtttataaaatatatatatgtatctgTGTCTTTCTGAAACATGTATTTGTCTTTCTTCACGAGCTTGTGTCAGATTTTCCTTTCAAAAAGAAATCATatccctctctttctctctctctctcttttttaaGGTATTGATTCACTGTTCTCTTCACTTCTCTGCTTGCAACCTGTAAACTTTCTAAACTATCTTGCAGTTTCTTTTCCCTCTCCCCTCTATAAAATCCCCCTTTTTTCTCTTCTTGTTTTCTGTTTTTGAAACATACATTTTGTTCTTCTCTCTCCCCTAAAATAACCCAtcttctttccttctttctttGATTCAGTGCTTACTCAGATTTCAAATTTAATGCATTTCTTGTGAAAGTGTGTGAAAGAGGGTGAAAGAAAGATCTAAGATGGGAAAAGCTATGAGATGGATGAAAGGGATATTGGGGATGAAGAAAGGCAATGGAGGAGATAAAGAAAATGGAGATACTTCAagttcaatttcaatttcaatttcaagtgaaaagaaggagaagaaaagatGGAGTTTTGGGAAATCTCCACAAAATCATAGTGTCAAAGATGGTGATTGGCTTAGATCCTACCTTGCTCACACTGAAACTGAGCAGAATAAGCACGCAATTGCGGTGGCTGCTGCTACAGCTGCAGCAGCGGATGCGGCTGTTGCTGCTGCTCAGGCTGCTGTTGCAGTGGTGAGACTCACCAGCCATGGAAGAGGGGCTTTGTATGGTGGTGGAGGGAGGGAGAAGGAtaaggagaaggagaagttaGCTGCTACCAAAATTCAAACTGTTTTCAGAGGCTATTTGGTTAGTGTTTGTTTAATTTGAACTCAAAATTTAATCTTGTAATCTGGGTATTCTTTagattttttgtttgtttgagtTCAGTTGAGTTCATGTTTGATTAGATTTATGTTGCTTGATGTGTCAGAACATAGTAGAAGTAATGGTACAAATGTTAGTTGAATCTAGGTTAATGAAACAGTACATATGCTTTTGATTTAGGTAAATTTAGCTTTTTGGCATTCAATACTTTACCAATCTCAAAAGCTGGGATCATCACAGATTCAAATGCTAACCTAACCTAACCTATTAAATTTAGTATCTTTAAAAGATAAAAGAAACctcttttaattttgatttagggAACTTTTGTACTTTTTTACTTTTGTGTCTGATTGGGGAAGAAGTAGATTCAAATGGGTAATGTAACAGTGTCTTTGTAAGTACATATGCTTTATTGACTTACCCAGGAACAAGTTTGgtgtctttttttcttctttttcatttGGTCCCATCTgtgaaaaattttgaatttgaaCCTTTTTCTGTTCCCCTAATGATTGGAAGAATATCCTGTTAAGCTAGTTAGTTGTTTTCTGTTATGTTCTGTTCTGTTCTGGATAATGAGATTGCTCTTAATTTTCGCAGGCTCGAAAAGCTCTTCGCGCATTAAAAGGTCTAGTTAAGATACAAGCGCTTGTTCGAGGCTATCTGGTCCGAAAACGGGCTGCTGCTACTCTTCACAGTATGCAAGCACTTTTTAGAGCTCAAAAATCTATTCGTTCCCAACGTGCTCGTCGCTCTATGGACAAAGAAAACAGATTTCGCCCCGAAAAATGGCGGAGAAAATCCGTTGTAAGCACCTGTTTTGTGTACTTGTACAATGTCTAATCTCAAATGTGTTTTTTGTGCTGAAAAAAGTTTGGTCTTTGCATCATTTTCCAGGATAGGTTTGATGATGCAAGAAGTGAATTCCACAGCAGAAGGCTATCTGCATCTTATGAAATGAACTTGTCTGATGAAAGTCCGAAAATAGTCGAAATCGACACATACAAGCCGAGATCAAGGTCTCGTAGAGTGTACACTGCATTATCCGAATGTAGCGAAGAATTACCGTACCCTCACGCAGTCTCATCGCCTCTTCCGTGTCCAGTTCCAGCTAGAATCTCAATACCAGATTGCAAAAAGAATCAAGATTTTGATTGGTACTTCACGGGCGAAGAATGTAAGTTCTCTACCGCGCAAAGCACGCCAAGGTTTTCAAACTCGGTTCGGGCCAATGTGCCTGTTACACCAGCTAAAAGTGTATGTGGAGATTGCTATTTTAGACCTTACACAAACCACCCCAACTATATGGCAAGCACACAATCTTTTAAGGCCAAATTGAGGTCTCATAGTGCTCCAAAGCAGCGACCGGAGCCAGGACCGAAGAAAAGGCTTTCGTTGAATGAAATAATGGCCGCGAGGAACAGCATAAGTAGCGTTCGGATGCAGCGATCATATTCGCAGTTCGATGAAAGTTTAGATATTTAACAGATATTTTAGTGATTTGAATTCTAAGCAGCATTTTAAGAGGGCTTTTTATGATGTAAATTCTTTTTTCAATAGTTGAAGTTGATCTTTGCCTTATCAATGAAATGtgtttctatttttcttatACAGTAAATCATTTTTAATAGATACAATTCAGaggataaaattcaaaattggatTTGAAAAAAGATTCAAAATTGAAACATAATGATACATAAACTTCCATGGAATGGAATCTCATAATGTTAGTCAAGAGACAGTCTTATTAAGGAGTTCTGGCATGTAGCAGAGCAGTAGTTTGTTAGTTTTCAAAATTTAAATGATAGCCTGTAATTTAATCATTATTTCACTTGATTCTCTTCTTTGTTTCATCCCCATGTGTCATGTGCTTTCAATTTGGGATGCAAACATTTCAATTGAATATTCACTAAATACATGAATTTCTATTTTGCAAACATAATTCATATTATtagttaaatatttattttttagtaaataataattctaacctttttattatatttttttttaatttgaaattcCTTCTACATTCATCTATTGAAACGATGGGTTCTTATCTCCATCTCCGAGTATTTTGGAGAATCTTTGTAACGATCCGATTTAAAGAGCGGCCTATTGAATGCCACATTGAAGATGGAGAGAAAGTGATTGTGGTTTATTAGTAAGGtaagaatccaatacatgcataCACATTTTAAAACCGTGAGGTCCAATGTATTGGATTTGAGCCAATACGGATAATATCTACATGTATTGGATCAGATTGTTATTGGTGATTCTCCACGTACGTTATATGGTTCGAGGACTAACCAAGCGAAAGCTAGTGAgcctgtaacgacccgatcTAGAGTGGATGACACCGGGATAGAAGACCTGGGCAAGGAGCGAGCCTAAGAGATGGTGATGGAGACAAGAATGAACTAAAttccacatcggaaatggagagagtgACTGAGACTTATTAGTAAGGTGAGAATCCAATATATGTAAACGCCTTGTAAAGTTGTGACAACTCAAAATGTTGAATTTGGGCCAAAACGAACAATATCTATGTAGTATTGAGTCAAATTGGTACCATGTCAGTCTCCATCCCCATATATAAATTGAACAGAAATCACTTCACATTCCCAACTCAAGGGAATTCAATgggaatttataaatttttactgatattaattttaattaaaaataaaatatatatagaataGAATAAAATATCAATCAATAAAAGATAACTATCGCTGCCTCGAGAAGtctgataagtgtccaattcaatATTGAAATACCCACTTTAATGCTaggttatttatttaatttagtgTCATTTTAGGtgttattgcttgttttggtatgtTTTATCCCCACAAGACCCAGACGATTAAAACAAGTAGAATTGGACTTAActtgaagaaactttggactAGAAAGGAATTTGGGACTGAATCAAAGGAGCCGAAACAAAGacggagttagtcttgcccaagactaaggacttCAGAACTGCTGATGTTTAAATTGGTCAGGACTCTTTTCTACGGAAGAAAAAAGGCAGAAAATGAGGGGTATGGCAGAAGGTTTATGTTCCAGAATAAATGGCATTGGGAGCCGATTCTAGCTGAAATTCTAACTAAGGGACAGTCGGGTACGGGTGAATTATCACTTACTGGTAGACTTTCGGACATTGTAGAAACCTTGGCACGGTGGGGGCCAAAACTGATCATGGTGGGCGGACGGGAAGTGCAACACTGTTCGTATAAGTTGGAAATACTGAGATCGGGAACCACGACGACATAAGTGAATGAGTATGAACATGTCCGATTACAGCTTATTGACAGACTACTCAAGGATAAAGATTGTTGGCGACAGGGGGCTAAGTTGCAATGGTTAGTAGAAGGCGACTCTAATACCAAGTTGTTTCAAGTTGCAATGGCTAGTAGAAGGCGACTCTAATATAAAGTTGTAATGGCTGGTGCAAGACGCGCTGCATTGGGTGCTTTACACGCATTTGTCGCCTTCTATGGAGCTCACTCTCTCATTTTCTATTGCTTTTTACATTGTAAGTGTTAGACATGAAGCTTGTTACTTTTATTAGTAATAAACTAAAAAGATTAACAAGTAAATTAATGGTTGGTTACAACTCCACAATACAACGTGACCACCAATTTACTCCCACTAAACATGCTCTCATGTTAAGCCTTGGATTGCAGATTCTATACATGATCTGATTACAGTGGATTGATGAACTGTTAGGTTTACTGATATTGATGTTGATCTTTACTCATATGGATGAATAATTGGTCTATTCTTCCACCTTATATTGTTTGTTCTGTATTTTATCACTACAACCACTTAAATCAACCTTAATTAGTTACTAGTATAGGCATTTATGACTTCCGCTTTTTCCAGCTTAAGGTCCGCCTCTAGCTAGGTTACCTTTTGTTTCAGACCATCCGCTAAAGCACTTGCCGCAAGAGCTTCGGATCTCGCCTTAGACATCTCGCCTTCCAGCTCCTTAACTCGGGCCTCATTCACAGCGTTTACGGCAATGTCCGTCTCAACGACATTGATATGATCAATGAtctggaaaaggaaaagatatTAAAAAGATTTAAGGTGTTAATGTTAAAAGGGAAGCTAAAAGAAATTGCTTACCGTCAGAGCCCGACGCTTGACCATTTTAAGATAGTAGAGGTCTTATACTTGGCCCTTGTTTCTAGAACGTTAGGGATTTTTCCAATTGCCTCCTCAATGTCATGCATCACGACATCTGATGCAAGAACCAGCTCGGGACCATGAGTGGCGGCCCAATAACTCCCAAGGTTCGGCTTCATCGACTAAGGATCCAAAAAAGTGGATTATATTAAAACGCTTATAACAACAAGAGTAACAAACCTGAAATAAAATAGGAAAAGAGTCAAACCGGAGTATAGGTGGAAGAAAATAGGGAGACCTTTGGAACTTTGGCGGTGACCACCAATTGGTCTAATCCGTCGGCCTGTGTGGTTTTCCCATTGGAAGAACcatcaactttagcttttttttGGAGGAGGAACATGTTGAACCTCAGCTGTGGGCGCTTCCCCTCCTATTTGTTCAAAGAAACATTCACCCTCTCCTGGGCGTCTAAAGCCGTCTGGAGTTTCTACTTCTCTACAATGACATCTTTTACATTAGTCCCCCCCTGCAAAAAGgggtaaaaaagaaaaaggagttATTAGATGAAAAAGATAGGTGTAATACCTTCAAAAGCTTTATAAGAGTTATAACGGATCTCCCCATTCCGTAGCACTACTAACGGTTCACCAGCCTTCATGATAGCCAAGGCTTGGTCATACGCCCAGAAATCGTGCTTGACGGACCAGAGCATTCTTAGGGCATTTTACTCTTCCGGGTTAAGAGTGAAACTTCTATTCGCTCGTTCTTTTGGGTTATAATTCCAAATGGTTGGAAACCCTAACAGTACGTCCTCCGCCATCTTGACGTAGAAGAATCTTTGCCCCAAATTATGGATGTTGAACATCTTGCTATGGAAGGGTGAGAAACCCTTTAATTTGGAGAAGGTAATATGGTTTTCCACCCCACGTTTAGACATAATGTGAAGTGACCAAAAGACCCTAGGGCTCAAAGTAAGACCCAGATTTGCCACAAGATACGAATCCAGCACAAGGTCCA
The window above is part of the Euphorbia lathyris chromosome 3, ddEupLath1.1, whole genome shotgun sequence genome. Proteins encoded here:
- the LOC136221952 gene encoding protein IQ-domain 26-like; the encoded protein is MGKAMRWMKGILGMKKGNGGDKENGDTSSSISISISSEKKEKKRWSFGKSPQNHSVKDGDWLRSYLAHTETEQNKHAIAVAAATAAAADAAVAAAQAAVAVVRLTSHGRGALYGGGGREKDKEKEKLAATKIQTVFRGYLARKALRALKGLVKIQALVRGYLVRKRAAATLHSMQALFRAQKSIRSQRARRSMDKENRFRPEKWRRKSVDRFDDARSEFHSRRLSASYEMNLSDESPKIVEIDTYKPRSRSRRVYTALSECSEELPYPHAVSSPLPCPVPARISIPDCKKNQDFDWYFTGEECKFSTAQSTPRFSNSVRANVPVTPAKSVCGDCYFRPYTNHPNYMASTQSFKAKLRSHSAPKQRPEPGPKKRLSLNEIMAARNSISSVRMQRSYSQFDESLDI